A stretch of the Amycolatopsis sp. BJA-103 genome encodes the following:
- a CDS encoding ATP-binding cassette domain-containing protein, giving the protein MKHPAISATGLRKSYGDKVVLDGVDLHVPTGTVFSLLGPNGAGKTTTVNILSTLVSPDAGGATIAGADLATDPDGVRASIGLTGQFSAVDNLLTGEENLFLMADLHHLPRRAGRKRAAELLERFELSDAAKKTPATFSGGMRRKLDLAMTLIGDPQIIFLDEPTTGLDPRSRRTMWQIIRDLVADGVTIFLTTQYLEEADQLADRVAVLDGGRVVALGTPDELKRRVPGGHMQLKFSDAGSLRDATRALQVSTSDEEGLALRVPTDGTVAALRAVLDRLDAEAVAVDSLTVHTPDLDDVFLSLTGHRTEATKELAR; this is encoded by the coding sequence ATGAAACACCCGGCCATCTCCGCGACCGGACTGCGCAAGTCCTACGGTGACAAGGTCGTCCTGGACGGAGTCGACCTGCACGTCCCGACCGGCACCGTCTTCTCGTTGCTCGGCCCCAACGGCGCGGGCAAGACCACCACGGTCAACATCCTGTCCACTTTGGTCAGTCCCGACGCCGGGGGCGCCACCATCGCCGGAGCCGACCTGGCCACCGATCCGGACGGCGTCCGCGCCTCCATCGGCCTCACCGGCCAGTTCTCCGCGGTCGACAATCTGCTCACCGGCGAGGAAAACCTGTTCCTCATGGCGGATCTTCACCATCTGCCGCGCCGTGCGGGCCGCAAGCGTGCCGCCGAACTGCTGGAACGGTTCGAACTGAGCGACGCCGCGAAGAAGACCCCGGCCACCTTCTCGGGCGGCATGCGCCGCAAGCTCGACCTGGCGATGACCCTGATCGGTGATCCCCAGATCATCTTCCTCGACGAGCCGACCACCGGTCTCGACCCGCGCAGCCGCCGCACGATGTGGCAGATCATCCGCGACCTCGTCGCCGACGGCGTGACGATCTTCCTCACCACCCAGTACCTGGAGGAGGCCGATCAGCTCGCCGATCGCGTCGCCGTCCTCGACGGTGGCCGGGTCGTCGCACTGGGCACGCCCGACGAACTGAAGCGGCGCGTGCCCGGCGGGCACATGCAGCTGAAGTTCTCCGACGCGGGCTCGCTGCGCGACGCGACCCGCGCGCTGCAAGTGTCCACTTCGGACGAAGAGGGCCTGGCGCTGCGCGTGCCGACCGATGGCACCGTCGCCGCTCTCCGCGCGGTGCTGGACCGGCTCGATGCCGAAGCCGTCGCTGTCGACAGCCTCACCGTGCACACCCCGGATCTCGACGACGTCTTCCTCAGCCTCACCGGTCACCGGACCGAAGCGACCAAGGAGTTGGCCCGATGA
- a CDS encoding ABC transporter permease: MTSLTLSMRDSSTMLRRNIRHMQRYPSLTIMLVGQPIVFLLLFVYVFGGTLGNGLGGGGGRAEYVGYVTPAILLITVCSAALGTAISVATDMTEGIIARFRTMAISKASVLTGHVVGAFIQTAFALAVVFGVALLVGFSPTAGVGEWFAAVGVLLLLTIALTWLSVALGLAAKSVETASNTPMVFMLLPFLGSGFVPTDSMPAWLRWFAEYQPFTPVIETLRGLLLGTPIGGSAWLAVGWCAVLSIVGYLWSKSLFAKERDR; encoded by the coding sequence ATGACCAGCCTGACCCTCTCGATGCGCGACTCGTCGACGATGCTGCGCCGCAACATCAGACATATGCAACGGTATCCGTCGCTCACCATCATGCTCGTCGGCCAGCCGATCGTGTTCCTGCTGCTGTTCGTCTACGTCTTCGGCGGCACCCTCGGCAACGGTCTCGGCGGCGGGGGCGGCCGCGCCGAATACGTCGGCTACGTCACGCCCGCCATCCTGCTCATCACCGTGTGCAGCGCCGCCCTCGGCACCGCCATCTCGGTGGCGACGGACATGACCGAGGGCATCATCGCCCGGTTCCGCACCATGGCGATCAGCAAGGCGTCGGTGCTGACCGGTCACGTCGTCGGCGCGTTCATCCAGACCGCGTTCGCGCTCGCCGTCGTGTTCGGGGTCGCGCTGCTCGTCGGTTTCTCGCCGACGGCGGGCGTCGGCGAATGGTTCGCGGCGGTCGGGGTGCTGTTGCTGCTGACCATCGCGCTCACCTGGCTGTCGGTGGCGCTGGGGCTGGCCGCCAAGAGCGTCGAGACGGCGAGCAACACCCCGATGGTGTTCATGCTGCTTCCCTTCCTCGGCAGCGGTTTCGTGCCCACCGACTCGATGCCCGCCTGGCTGCGCTGGTTCGCCGAGTACCAGCCGTTCACGCCGGTCATCGAGACGCTCCGGGGACTGCTGCTCGGCACCCCGATCGGTGGCAGCGCTTGGCTCGCTGTCGGCTGGTGCGCGGTGTTGTCGATCGTCGGCTACCTGTGGTCGAAGTCCTTGTTCGCCAAGGAACGCGACCGCTGA
- a CDS encoding TetR/AcrR family transcriptional regulator yields MATRDNKGPDLQRSLALLWAGRTPGRRGPRAQLTVERIALAAIQVADADGLDALSMQRVATELGYSTMSLYNHIPGKDLLLEVMADVAAAKPPELDSAKDYRDAVRQWASALWSAFRTHPWLLRVPLDHSPIGPNQLAWLDRLLRPLLEAGLAPREARAAALHLTAVVRGTAQIGLDMNSAHKTDGGRPRTETELARALSELIDPEGYPALAAVHAAEASVASGPEQTGEGTLPAEIGFGVDRFLDGIDAWVAKS; encoded by the coding sequence ATGGCGACACGTGACAACAAGGGCCCGGATCTCCAGCGCAGCCTCGCGCTGCTGTGGGCGGGGCGGACCCCCGGCAGGCGCGGGCCGCGGGCCCAGCTCACCGTGGAGCGGATCGCGCTGGCCGCGATCCAGGTCGCGGACGCCGACGGCCTGGACGCGCTCTCCATGCAGCGGGTCGCCACCGAACTCGGTTACTCGACGATGTCGCTCTACAACCACATCCCCGGCAAGGACCTGCTGCTGGAAGTGATGGCCGACGTCGCGGCCGCGAAACCGCCCGAACTCGACAGCGCGAAGGACTACCGCGACGCTGTCCGGCAGTGGGCAAGCGCGCTCTGGTCCGCTTTCCGGACCCATCCCTGGCTGCTGCGCGTCCCGCTCGACCACTCGCCGATCGGCCCCAACCAGCTCGCCTGGCTGGACCGCCTGCTCCGGCCCCTGCTCGAAGCCGGACTCGCTCCCCGCGAGGCGCGGGCCGCGGCCCTGCACCTGACCGCCGTCGTCCGCGGCACCGCGCAGATCGGCCTGGACATGAACAGCGCGCACAAGACCGACGGCGGGCGGCCGCGCACGGAAACCGAGCTGGCGCGGGCGTTGTCCGAGCTCATCGACCCGGAGGGCTACCCCGCGCTGGCGGCCGTCCACGCGGCCGAGGCCAGTGTCGCGTCAGGACCCGAGCAGACCGGCGAGGGAACACTGCCCGCCGAGATCGGCTTCGGCGTGGACCGGTTCCTGGACGGCATCGACGCCTGGGTGGCGAAGTCGTGA